The nucleotide window AACTTGATCATCGGTCGCGATGGGGCGCTGCTCGGGATCGTCGCCGAAGTCGGTGGGTTTCTCAACATTGGCGACACGCATGTCTTCGTGCCATGGGACCACGTACGCGTCAGCGATGGGCTCAAGCGGGTTACTCTGCCGGTGACGGAGGATAACATCGAGAACTACTCGACGTCTCCGGACGGCTACCTCCAGAAGTCAGAAACAGGAGCCCGGCAAATCGTGCAGGAGGAGCTGAGCTCTGGTCCGCGCATCTGGAAGGCCAGCGAGATTCTCGAGGATGAAGCGGTTCTCAACGGGTTCGTCCGATATGGTTCGGTCAGCGATCTGATCTTCACCTCGGACGCTCAACTCCATGCGGTGGTCGTAAGCCCCTACGCGGCGTACCGCGGTGGATACCGAGCGTTTCCGTACTATGGCTATGCATACGGGTGGGCCCCTTGGTATCCGGCTTATCACCTCGGCTATAATCGGGATGACGTGGTCAACCTGCAGGTGCTTGACTATGATAGGATCAGAAATGAACCCGGGTCAGGTGGGCAAGCCGCGAGCAAGCGGGGCGGGGGCGACGGCACGACCGGCTCCGCGGCGGAGCCGCGTAAGCAGCAGAACGTGGCAACAAACGGTAGCTGCGGTTGATGAACCGGCCCGCGCGGGGCCGGTTCATCCCCTGAGTTGGCCGCTCCAGGCGTTCCAATGCTCCACCGAGGAACCGACCTGTGCGGTGAAGGTTGGTAGACCGCGGTTCCCCGCGTCCGCGGAAGGGGGTCGCTGATCAGGTTCTCAAGTTGGGAAGGCGATGCGGAGGCTGTTGTGGGGTGCGCTGATCGTTATCTGTGCGGCTCCGGCCGCCGCCTTCCTATTTGCTTGGTCCGGCGTCTATAACATCGCTGCATCCAGCGGTCATCTTGCGCTCGTCAGCAGGTTTCTCCAGTTCGGGATGCAGAACTCGGTCGAAACGTACTCGATCGGAATAGAGGTGCCGAGGCTCGGTCCTGCCCTCTCGGAACGGGGCATGTTATACTTCCAGTTTGGCTGTGCGCCCTGTCACGGCGCGCCCGGCCTGTCGCGAAATCCGGTGGCTTTGGCGATGCTTCCCCCGCCACCGGATCTCACGCGTGCCTCGAACGATTGGTCGGACGCGCAGCTCTTCCGGATCGTGAAGCATGGAATCAAGTATACCGGCATGCCGGCATGGCCAGCGCCGAGCCGCGACGACGAGGTGTGGGCGCTTGTCGCGTTCCTTAGGCGCATGCCGCAATTTCCAGCAGGAGAGTACAAGGCCGCGACCAGGCTGCGCGACAGCGAAAACGCCGCCGCTCGCATGATCGCGAACGAAGGTCTGATCGTCGGCCCGTTTGCCTGTGCCGGCTGTCATGGCTCGCGCGGTGAAGGAAGCGCTCTCGGTGGCATTCCGAGGCTTGCGGGGCAGAAAACTGCTTATCTTGAAATGGCATTGGAGGACTTTGCAGCCGCAACCCGTCCGAGCGGGATGATGGAGCCGCCGACGGTCAATCTCGACCGGCAACAGCGATCCGAGCTTGCGAAATACTATTCGTCGATCAGCCTCGACGAGGCGACGAACAAGATCACCGAGGCGGTTAGCGAATTGCGCCAGCGTGGGGCCGTTCTTGCGGAACAGGGTGCGCCGTCGCGCCGAATTCCTGCCTGCCAGGCCTGTCACGGAAAGGATGGACTCGCACGTGAGAATGTTCCGCAATACCCCGCTCTTGCCGGACAGCATGCAGACTATCTTGGCAACCAGCTGCAGCTTTTTCGGGCAGGTAAGCGGGGTGGCCGGCTCGCGGAAGTGATGTCGGCAACGGCACGCGGTCTGACCGATGATGATATCGAGGCCGTCGCAATGTACTATAGCGCACTCAGATAATGTTATTCGGATCCGGAGCGCTGTGGGCGAACTTGGCCGGATTGCTTCATCGTGACAAGCGGCGATGCTGTTCGTCCCCTTCAATTCGGTCTGAAATGCGATGAGCCGTGTCGATCAGCGCCATGCACGACAGCGCCTGCGGACAATTACGAAAGAAGCCCAACGCCAATCGCCCTAGGTTCTAGGCCGAGTTGAGCGACGTCGACCTAAAATGGAGCTTTCAAAATGGATGCCGCCAGGAAGTTGCTCGCTCGACTGCGACCGGAACCTGCCGAGCGGGGGCTGCGGTGCGCATCGTGATGTACGGATACTGCATCTCGGTGGCGAGGTGGAAACGATCTCATTCTGAAGGGGTTATTTCCGCGAGCGGGCGACTGGATCAGCAACAAGAGGTCAGCATGCGTACTCATATCGCAATCTTGATTACGGCAGCGATGGCGCTGCCTGCATTCGCGCAGAAGAGCGCATCGGCCAACGAAGAGGCGAAGGCGACTTTCGTGGGCGGCAAGGGAGAGCAGATCGGAAAGGGCGAACTGGTGCAGATGCCAGGCGGTGTTCTGATCAAGGCCGAGCTGCGCGGATTGCCGCCGGGCGAACATGCCTTTCATATTCATGGAATCGGGAAATGCGAAACGAGCGATCAGTTCAAGAGCGCGGGAGATCACTTTGCGCCGCTCGGTCACAAGCATGGATATGCATCGGAAGGCGGCTATCACGCGGGAGACATGCCCAATCAGTTCGTTGGCCAGGACGGCACGCTTCGCCTCAACGTGATCAACGCAAATGTAACGCTTGGTTCAGGCAAAAACTCGCTTCTCGATCAGGACGGATCGTCGCTGGTGATCCATGCGAAGCCGGATGACTACAAGAGCCAGCCTTCGGGAGATGCGGGCGACCGAATAGCTTGTGCTGTCATTGAGAAATGAGCGGCGACAGTGTATCGGGAGAACGCCTCTGTGCCGACAACCCGCGAATCGACTTAGTAGTGTGTGGTTGCTAACCCGGGCCGAAGAACAGATTGGGAAAATATAAAGCAATCTCGGGAAGCATGATCACGATCAGCACGCCGACAAAGGTCACGAGCACGTACGGAATAACAGACCAATAGATGTCGCTCATCGTGACGTCAGGTGGTGCCACAGATTTCAAGTAGAACAGATTAAAGCCGAAGGGTGGTGTCATGTAGCCGATTTCCATCATGATGATGAAGATCACTCCGAACCAGATCGGGTCCCAACCGTTTGCCTGTACGACCGGCAAGAAGACCGGGAGCGTGATCAGCATGATGCCGACAGGATCGAGCACCATGCCTAGGATCAGGAGTAGAAGGAGCATGAACGTGAGCGCGCCCCACTGGCCACCGGGAATCAGCGACATCATATGGTTCATCAGATCGCTGGCGCCCAGCGTGGTATAGGCGGTCGAAAACGCATGCGCGGCGAATAGGATCCACATGATCAGCGCGGTCAACCTGAGCGTCTGCATCGCAGCGTCGGCCAGGACTGCGATGGAGAGCCGGCGATGAACCGCGGATGCGATCAGCGCGCCAAACACGCCGAGCGCGGCTGCTTCGGTCGGCGTGGAGAAGCCTCCGAAGATCGCGCCAAGTACCAAGAGAACGATGAGCAGCGGCAAGAGGACCGCCTTTAGTGAATTGAGTTTCAGCGTCCAGTCGCCGCGTTCGTCCACCGGTAGCGCGGGTGCGAGCGAGGGCTGCAGCCACGCGCGCACGCCGATGTAGATCGACACGAGAACAAAAAGCAGGATCCCTGGACCGATGCCCGAAGCAAACAGCCGGCCGACCGAAACCTCGGTCAGCAGGGCATAGAGCACCATGAGGATCGAAGGCGGAATGAGAATTCCCCAACCCCCGCCGCAGTTGATCGCACCGACAGCGAGCCGCTTGTCATAACCGCGCTCCAGCATGCGCGGCAATGCGATAGTACCCATGGTCACGACGGCGGCGCCACTAATCCCGCTCATCGCCGCAAATATCGCGCAGATCGCAACTGTGCCGATCGCCAATCCGCCGCGGATGGCCCCGAACCAGACGTGCATCATCCGGTACAAGTCATGCGCGACGCCCGATTTCTCGAGCAGCATGGCCATGTACACGTACATCGGAATTGCGATCAGTGTGAAACTCATCATTGAGTCCCAGAACTTGGAGGCGACGATGTAGAATCCGACCGGGCCCATCGTGAAGTAAAGGAAGATGACCGAGATACCGCCGAGCGTGAACACAAGCGGCGTACCGAGGAAAAGGAAGAGCAGCAGTGAGCCGAAGAACAGGACTGTGAGAAGTTCGACTGACACGAGCAGCGTTCCAGGAGTCAAGGAGAGGGTTGGTCGTCGGCTTGTTTGCCGAAAATGTCGGGATCGTTGTCCAGCCCGTTAATGGTGCGGATATCCGAGACGAGGCGGACGAGCCCCTGCAGCAGCAATAAGACGCCGGCGATCGGAATGGCCAGCTTGACAGGCCAGATATGCGGGTTCCAGATGCTGTAAGAGGTCTCGAGACTCGCCGCCGAGTCCCACGCCATGTCGGCGGCCTGCCAGATCAGGACTCCGAGGAAGAGGAAGAACAGAAGCGAGGTCGCCAAATCTAACTTTGCCTTCTGAATGCGGCTGAGCTTTCCGTAGACTATATCGACATTGACGTGGGCGCGTTCGACCAGCAGGTAGCCGCCGGCGATGACCGCATAGACGCCGAAGATCAATTGCGCGAGCTCGGCGGTCCAGATTGCTGCGCTGCCGACCACGTAGCGCGTGATGACTTCGGCCAAAAGCAGCAGGAACATCGGTGCAATCAACGATGCGGCGAGCCGAGCTACCCACACGTTAGCAAGTGTGATTGCCCGCGCGATCTTCAGCATGCTGTTACCTGACATTGTTCGGCAGCCGCAAAACGGCGGCGCGCACGGGTACACTTCCGCCACAACTGCGGAAATGGGATAATCCCAAGCGTCGGCCGATGCCTTGGCTCAGATGCCTCGGCTCAAGTGTAACCGAGGTCGCTCATCAGCTTCGTCAGAGCCTGGCCGCCCTTTGCGGCGGTGTCACCCTTCGCAATCTCCTTCTTCAGAATGGCGTTCGATGCATCGGCCAATCTCTTGAGAACGTCGTCGGGAAAGCGGACGACCTCGACGTTCATCTTCTCTTTCCCGGTATTCAAAGAAATCGCTTCCTGGTGCAGGTACTCGACCGAGCGACGGAAGTACCGTTCCTCGACCAGCGAGATGAACTGCAGTCGCATATCGGCTGCCAGCTTGTCGAGGGCGGCGATGTTGATGATGTAGGCGTCGTTCGCAAAGCCCAGCGCCGGCTTCATGTGATACGGCGCCACTTCCCACAGCTTCATTGACAGCGCACCGATTGCCGCGCCCCAATGGGCACCGTCGACGACGCCTGTCGCCAGCCCCTGATAGAGTTCCGGACCTGCGATTTGCTGCGGTGAAGCACCTGCAGCAGCCAAATACTCGAGCATTGTTCCGGTCGAACGGACCTTGAGCGAGCTCAGATCGGCGGCCGAGGTGATCTTCTTCTTTAGCACGAGCTCGGTTGGGTAGGACTTATCGCCCATCATGATGACGCCCTTCGGGCGCAGCTGATCGTTGACCATCTTCTCGATGCCTAGATTTTTGGTCAGATGCATCAGCTCCCAGCTCTCGCGGAGCGTGCCCGGCACGCCGTAGTACAGGCCCATCGCCTGCGCTTCACCGAGAATGTATGCCGGGGAAATCGTGCCCATCGAGACGACTCCGCGGCGGACGATGTTGTAGATCTCGCGATCCTTCGCAATCTCGCCTGCGCCGTACAGCTCCA belongs to Bradyrhizobium icense and includes:
- a CDS encoding TRAP transporter small permease subunit, with amino-acid sequence MLKIARAITLANVWVARLAASLIAPMFLLLLAEVITRYVVGSAAIWTAELAQLIFGVYAVIAGGYLLVERAHVNVDIVYGKLSRIQKAKLDLATSLLFFLFLGVLIWQAADMAWDSAASLETSYSIWNPHIWPVKLAIPIAGVLLLLQGLVRLVSDIRTINGLDNDPDIFGKQADDQPSP
- a CDS encoding TRAP transporter large permease, whose amino-acid sequence is MSVELLTVLFFGSLLLFLFLGTPLVFTLGGISVIFLYFTMGPVGFYIVASKFWDSMMSFTLIAIPMYVYMAMLLEKSGVAHDLYRMMHVWFGAIRGGLAIGTVAICAIFAAMSGISGAAVVTMGTIALPRMLERGYDKRLAVGAINCGGGWGILIPPSILMVLYALLTEVSVGRLFASGIGPGILLFVLVSIYIGVRAWLQPSLAPALPVDERGDWTLKLNSLKAVLLPLLIVLLVLGAIFGGFSTPTEAAALGVFGALIASAVHRRLSIAVLADAAMQTLRLTALIMWILFAAHAFSTAYTTLGASDLMNHMMSLIPGGQWGALTFMLLLLLILGMVLDPVGIMLITLPVFLPVVQANGWDPIWFGVIFIIMMEIGYMTPPFGFNLFYLKSVAPPDVTMSDIYWSVIPYVLVTFVGVLIVIMLPEIALYFPNLFFGPG
- a CDS encoding superoxide dismutase family protein; this encodes MALPAFAQKSASANEEAKATFVGGKGEQIGKGELVQMPGGVLIKAELRGLPPGEHAFHIHGIGKCETSDQFKSAGDHFAPLGHKHGYASEGGYHAGDMPNQFVGQDGTLRLNVINANVTLGSGKNSLLDQDGSSLVIHAKPDDYKSQPSGDAGDRIACAVIEK
- a CDS encoding PRC-barrel domain-containing protein, encoding MRQTQRLLLTTATILIGFSAGGAAAVAQAERGSAGKGSEQATQRGAQGQPSAEASRAGDQLKRNNQREQSAQRVATDSDAPPVILLRDWGYDRIYGEGWSARRLMDDATVYGPNGNEIGSVENLIIGRDGALLGIVAEVGGFLNIGDTHVFVPWDHVRVSDGLKRVTLPVTEDNIENYSTSPDGYLQKSETGARQIVQEELSSGPRIWKASEILEDEAVLNGFVRYGSVSDLIFTSDAQLHAVVVSPYAAYRGGYRAFPYYGYAYGWAPWYPAYHLGYNRDDVVNLQVLDYDRIRNEPGSGGQAASKRGGGDGTTGSAAEPRKQQNVATNGSCG
- a CDS encoding c-type cytochrome; translated protein: MWGALIVICAAPAAAFLFAWSGVYNIAASSGHLALVSRFLQFGMQNSVETYSIGIEVPRLGPALSERGMLYFQFGCAPCHGAPGLSRNPVALAMLPPPPDLTRASNDWSDAQLFRIVKHGIKYTGMPAWPAPSRDDEVWALVAFLRRMPQFPAGEYKAATRLRDSENAAARMIANEGLIVGPFACAGCHGSRGEGSALGGIPRLAGQKTAYLEMALEDFAAATRPSGMMEPPTVNLDRQQRSELAKYYSSISLDEATNKITEAVSELRQRGAVLAEQGAPSRRIPACQACHGKDGLARENVPQYPALAGQHADYLGNQLQLFRAGKRGGRLAEVMSATARGLTDDDIEAVAMYYSALR
- the dctP gene encoding TRAP transporter substrate-binding protein DctP; this encodes MSPPIENVNRRKVLKGSLAVAAAPAFISVAHAQEKITWKVQSHWPKASGSFDDSLGVLAKELDERTEGRFKLELYGAGEIAKDREIYNIVRRGVVSMGTISPAYILGEAQAMGLYYGVPGTLRESWELMHLTKNLGIEKMVNDQLRPKGVIMMGDKSYPTELVLKKKITSAADLSSLKVRSTGTMLEYLAAAGASPQQIAGPELYQGLATGVVDGAHWGAAIGALSMKLWEVAPYHMKPALGFANDAYIINIAALDKLAADMRLQFISLVEERYFRRSVEYLHQEAISLNTGKEKMNVEVVRFPDDVLKRLADASNAILKKEIAKGDTAAKGGQALTKLMSDLGYT